GGACCCGGTGATAGCACCAGGTACACTTGTCCGCGGTACGCTTCTTCTTGTGGATGTAACGCACCCCGTAGGGACAGGCCTGCACGCAATAGGCACACCCTATACAACGCTTGTAATCTATGAGCACGAAGCCGTCGTCGGTCTTAAAGGTGGCCCCCACCGGACAGACCTGAACGCAGGAAGGCTCCTCGCACATGTTGCAGAGCTTGGGCACGAAAAAGGCGTCCCTGATGGGCTCGTCCACTTTTCGGGGCTCGGGATACCCCTCAAGGGCCCCCTTGGGGGAATCCACCAGCACCTTCCCGTCCTGAGTTATGATGTAGCGCTCCACCCAGGTGCGGTACTGCCCGTCAGGCACTCGATATTCCCGCTTGTCCGCCACGCAGCAGCTCCCGCAACCGATGCAGCGATTGATGTCCACCAGAAAAACGAACTCGTGCTTTTCCGGATCGTACTTTCCCTCTCCGCCCAGGCCGGGGATCTGGAGAGGCACCTTCACCGGCATGGGAAGCATCCAGTAAAGGGACCCCGCCGCCCCCTTAAGCAGACATCCCAGAAACCTTCGACGATCCTTATTCACGAGCCCCTCCCTTTCCGAGACTGGACCAGAATTCTTTGACCTGATTGATGTAGTAAAGCGGTGCGTGAACCAGATGACACTGATCGCAGGCGTGATCCTCCCGCACATGCTGCTTGCGCAGGTGGTCCGGAAAGAGCACGGTCTTTATGACTTTGGGATCCCTGGGACGGGCCTGAATGGCCCCGTTGTGACACCTCAGGCACAGCGCCCGAATGGCCTCCTTCCCCCTGGGATCCGGAAGGTGGCCGATCAGCTCGCCCCTCGCGTTCACATGATCGGCCCAGGGCCCGTGACAGAACTCGCAGGAAAGGCTCCGATGCTTGCTGGCGCTCTGAAGGGTGTACTCCCAGGGATGACAGCTCTTGCAGGAGGCATTGGTCATGTGGCGGGGCATACGAGCCAGCTCGTCGTCTATGGCCCCCTTCCGGTAGTACTTGTAAAAAATACTTCCGTGATTGCCGAAGTCCCGGGGAACCAAAAGGGTCCTCACTATCCCACCCAGCACCACCAAAACCACCAGCCCTATCAGGATTCTCTTCACATGGGTGCGATTGGGTTTCTCCGACACCTTACACTCCCCGTAAACGAAGTAGCGATTCTGGGTATATCAGGAGGAAATAAGCGCTACAAGAGAAAAAAGGTTTAAATTTGTTAAATTCCGGTTAAAAAGGTTAACTTCTGAGCACAATCTTTGCGGAGAGGTGTCTTTCGAGAAGGCTCTGAAGGGAAAGGAGATCCTCCTCGGCGGGCGGCGTTTTCGGAAAGGAGGGATCCAGGGTTTCGGCCCGGGGAAAGAACCTCTGGAGGGCTATTTGCCTGACCCCTTCCAGGTAGGGAAGCATCTCCTTTATTTCCGGTTCTCCCACCAGGGAAGGAACCACGGTGATGCGGACCTCGGCCTTTCCGTTAAGGCTTTTTACGCACTCCAGAGTCCGGGCTACGGGAGCGAAGTCTCCGCCCAGTTCCCCGTAACGGGAGGGAGCCGTCTTAAAATCCAGAGCCAGGTAGTCCACCAGCCCCTCCTCCACCAGAGAGAAGACCACCTCCGGATGGGAACCGTTGGTGTCGAGTTTCACCGGAAGACCCACCTCGTGCCGGACGCGTTCGAGAAAGGCTCGCAGGCGCCGTCCCCACAGGGTGGGCTCTCCCCCGGTAATCACCACCCCTTTGATGAAACCCTTTCGCCGGGAGAGCTCGGACAGAACCTCCTCTTCCGGCAGGTCCGGGATTTCCCGGAGTCTTTCCGGGAGCACCAGGTCCAGGTTGTAACAGTAGGGACAGCGCCAGTTACAACCCCCGAGGAAGACCACCGCCGCGATCTTCCCCGGGTAATCCACCAGGCTCGTACCCCGAAAGCCCTTGATCATCTAGCCGCAGCAGGCCCGGCGGGCAAACTTCCGGAAAGACTCCAGCCTCACCGTCTTGCGTTCGGAAAACTCCTGCTGTTTTCCGGCATTCCAGTTCTGAACCGGACGAAAGTAACCCACCACCCGACTGTAAATCTCGCAGGGTACCGCCTTAACCTTGACTCTTTCCATGGCCGACCTCCTCCTTAGTTTTATCTTTTACCGATTCGGGGTTTTCCAGCACGCGATAGGCCCCGGAGGGGAGCTCCCGCAGCCTCTCCCGGGGAAGCTCCACCTCCCGACCGTACCGGGCCAGATCCTCCTCGCTGTGAGGATAGGGACAGAATTCGTGTTTCCCGGGAATGTATCCGTGCACGGGACACACGGAAAAGGTGGGGGTGATGGAGAAGTAAGGAAGCCTGAAGTTTTCCACCACCGCCCGCACCAGCTCCCGAACCATCCGCGTGTCCGGGATCTCCTCGCCCACGAAAAGGTGCACCACCGTGCCTCCGGTAAAGAGGACCTGAAGATCGTCCTGGTGGGAGAGGATCTCGAAGATGTCGTCGGTGTAGCCCACCGGAAGGTGCACGGAGTTGGTGTAATAAGGCACCCGGTCCGTTCCGGCGGTCTTAATGCGCGGAAACTTCTTCTTGTCCAGGCGGGCCAGACGATAGCTGGCCCCTTCGGCCGGCGTGGCCTCGAGGTTGTAAAGGTTCCCGGTCTCCTCCTGAAAGTCCGCGAGCTTCTCCCGCATGAAACGCAGGACCTTTATGGCCCACTCCTTCCCCTCCGGGTGATAAATGGGCACCCCGAGGAAGTTGAGACAGGCCTCGTTCATGCCGATGATCCCGATGGTGGAAAAGTGGTTGCGCCAGTACTGCCCGGAGCACTCCTTGACCGGCTGAAGATAGACCCGGGAATAGGGATAAAGTCCCCGTTCGGTGAAGTCCTCGATGACCTTGCGCTTGATCTCGAGAGAGGTCTTGGCGAGCTCCATGAGATCGCTCAGGCGCTCGAAAAATTCCTCTTCACAGGTAGAGAGATAAGCGATGCGCGGCAGGTTGATGGTGACCACCCCGATAGAGCCCGTAAGCGGCGAGGCCCCAAAGAGCCCTCCGCCCCGTCTCTCAAGCTCCCGGTTGTCGAGTCTCAGGCGACAGCACATGGAACGGGCGTCCTCCGGACGCATGTCCGAGTTCACGAAATTGGCAAAGTAGGGAATGCCGTAACGCCGGGTCATCTCCCAGAGGGGCTCCAGGTTGGGATTCTCGTAGTCGAAATCCCGGGTGAGGTTGTAGGTGGGGATGGGGAAGGTAAAGATCCGGCCCTTGGCGTCGCCGGCAATCATTAGCTCGCAAAAGGCCCGGTTGATCATGTCCATTTCCTTCTGGAACTCGGCGTAGGTCTCCTCCTGCTCGCGGCCACCGATGATCACCGGAAGATCCTTTAGGGTCTCGGGGCACCTGAGGTCAAAGGTGAGGTTCGTGAAAGGGGTTTGGAAGCCTACCCTGGTGGGCACATTCACATTGAAGATGAATTCCTGGAGGCACTGCTTGACCTCCTCGTAGGAGAGCCGGTCGTAGCGCACGAAGGGGGCCAGCAGGGTATCGAAGTTGGAGAAGGCCTGGGCTCCGGCGGCCTCGCCCTGAAGGGTGTAAAAGAAGTTTACCACCTGGCCGAGGGCGCTCCGGAAGTGTTTGGGCGGAGCGCTTTCCACCTTTCCGGGGACTCCCCCGAAGCCCCGCTTGAGCAGATCGTAAAGATCCCACCCCACGCAGTATGGCCCAAGTATTCCTAAATCATGCACATGGAAGTCTCCCTCGAAGTGGGCCTCGCCCACCCTGGCCGGATAAAGCTTGTTCAGCCAGTAGCGAGCCACCACCGAGGAGGAAATGTGGAAGTTGAGCCCCTGGAGGCTGTAATTCATGTTGGAGTTTTCCTGAACCCGCCAGTCCTCCCGGGTGAGGTACTCCTCGATGAGGTTTACGCCGTCCACCAGGGCCTTGCCGAGCTCCCGGGCCTCCCGGCGCTTTTCCCGGTAGAGAATGTAGGCCTTGGCCGCCTCGGTAAAGCCCAGCTCCATCAGGGTCTTTTCCACCAGATCCTGGATCTGCTCCACATGAGGGACCCCGCCGTGCTTGAAGAACTGGCGATAGAGCTTTACCGCCACCGCATCCGCCACCTTCTCGGCCGCGGCCTTGTCCTTCTGCCCCACCGCCCGCAGGGCCTTGAAGACCGCCCGCACGATGCGATGCCGATTAAAAGGCTGAAACTTCCCGTCCCGCTTCCTGACCAAAGGCTCCATGACGCCTCCCCTCTCCCTGCATCCGTTTTTCTGCGATTATACCTACAGCATATAGGGTGTCAAGGTCAATAATATTACAACATATTGGTTAGTTACGAACCGTCCCCGGAAAGAAAAAAGGGGGCCGCACAGGCCCCCTGAGGAAGGCAGCGAAAGAAGGGGTGGCGTATTATCCCAGGGTGGGAAGCTTCCGCAGAGCCATCTTGATGAGCCCCCGGCGGGTGCGGGCCCGGACCTCCACATCCTCCCAGGTCCGCTTGCGCGGAGCAAAGTGTTTGAAGAGGAGCTCCAGGTTCTTCTCCTTGCCCATGAAGTAAACATTGGGGCCGATCTTCACCTTGTCGGACTCAAGCCTCCGGGCCTTGCCGCTGCGCACCAGTTTCGCCACCTCGGAGTTGGGGTCGGAGAGGTCACCGAAGATACGGGCGTCGGCGATGCAGGTCTTCACGCAGGCCGGAAGCTCACCCCGGGTCACCCGCTCGTAACAGAAGGTGCACTTGTCCGCCTTGGGCTCGTCCAAGGTATCGTTGAGATAACGGGCCCGATAAGGACAGGCCTCCACGCAGTTGCCGCAACCGATGCAGCGCTCCTTGTCGATGAGAACCGCACCGGTAAAGGGCTCCTTGTAGGTGGCCTTGATCTCCATGGTGACGGTCTTTCCGGTCTTGTAACACTTAAAGGTGCGCTTTTCGGGCTCCACCGGGCACACATCCACGCACACCGGATGGTCGCAGTGATTACAGAGCCCGGGGAAGAAGGTGAAGGCGATCTCCCCCTTGGAGGTGCGCTCAGGGCCCAGACGAAGCACCCAGTTTCGGCGATAGTCCCCGCCTTCCGCCGAAACCACCCCCAGCCACTGATCGTAATCGCCGATAAAAGAATATCCGTCGTAGTCCGGATTTACCGGAACCTGCCACTCCGCGCGACAGGCCACCGCGCAGGCGTGGCACCCCACACATCTATCTAAATCTATTACCATGGCCCACTGATGTTTCATTTTCGCCCTCCTTCATAAACTTTTTAGCAGCCCTCGATGGTCATCCTCTTGTGATGCTTCTTCTTTTTCATCATCTTTTCGCACTGGCCTCCCATCATCCCCGCGGCGGCCAGTTTAAAACGGGGAATCTCCGGGGGCAGCGGACGAAGTTCGGGGATGTCGAGCACCTTGCCGTCCTTGACTATCCGCACGAAGCTCGTGCGGTGACTGGAGGCCCCCATGAAGGGGTCCTGCACATAGTGAGTGATGAGGAACTGATCGCTAGCCCCTTTCCTGTAGGCCCGGCGAAGTTTCTGGGAAAGGCTTCCGAAGCCGTGAGGTAGGAAAATACAGTCAGGCCGGATACCCGGAGTGACCTTGGCCTTCACCGGGAGGGAACGCTTGCCGTCCTGATTCTCGAACACGATCTCGTCACCGTCCTTAATGCCCAGCTTGGCCGCCACCTCGTCGTTGATCCAGGCGTGGTTCTCGGGCCACTCGTGATGGAGCCACTCGTTGTTCATGGTGCGGCTGAAGGTGTGCACCGGCACGCGTCCGTAAATGAGCCGGGCAAACCCCTTGGGCGGAGCCGGCGTGGGCTCGAATACCGGCACCGGAGAGAAGTCCTCGTCCTCGAAGTCCTCAACGGCCAGATTAACCTTGAAACCCTTTTCTCCGAAAACATTCCGGAAGTTCTCTCGATCATAGGCCCCTTTCGCCGGAAGGGTTATTATCCCACCTTGCTCCTGAAGATCCTTAAGGGTAACATTCAGCGCTCTCAGTTTATCATTGATAATATCGGTCTCGTTTTCCGTGAAAAATATTTCGAACCCGAGCCGATGAGCCAGTTGCTTGGCTACCCACAGCGGAGTCCTAGCCTCCCCAAGAGGCTCTACTGCGGGCTGTCTGACCGTGACATAGCATTCCGGCAACCCGTCATATACATATACATCGTCATAGCGTTCCAGATAAACGGTATCCGGGAGGACGATATCCGACCAGAGAGCGGTCTCCGTGGGAAGAATTTCAAAGGAGAAGATAAAGTCCAGCTTCTTTATCGCTTCCATGGTCTGATAAGGATTAGGAATGGTTTGGAGGATATTTACCCCGCAGATACCCCAGGCCTTAATGGGATAGGGTTTGCCGGTAAGGGTGGCCTTAATGATCTCGTGGGTGGGACTTCCGGGAATGGGCCCAGAAAAGGGATACTTTTCCTTAAGAGGAGTATCCGAACTGCGGGGCTTGATCTCTCGCACGCAGCTTACCGGAGCCAAAGGCACATGGGTGGGGAAGTAAAGACCGCCGGGAGTCCCTACACTTCCAAAAAGGGCGGCCAGGATGGCCAGGGCCTGGTGGCGATACACATCGCCCTTGCCGTACCAGGCGGAATGCCGCCCCGGATGAATGAGGACATGCGGACGGGCCGCCGCCAGGATCTTTATGGCCTCCTCGATCTTGTCCTTGGGGAGATCGCAGATACGGGCGGCTTTCTCCAGCGTCCAGCCCTTGACCTTCTTCTTGAGAATCTCAAATCCCTCGCAGTACTTGGAGACGAATTCCTTATCGTAAAGATCGTGCTCAATGACATAGTTGATCCAGGCCAGAAGGAGGGCCGTATCCGTCCCGGGACGGATGGGAAGCCAGAGGTCCGCCTTGCCCGCCGCCACGGAAAAACGCGGATCCACTACTACCAGTTTGGCCCCCTTGGAAAGCCCGTCCACAAAGGACATCACATGGGAAACATGCACATTCTCTCCGATGTGGGAACCCACGAGAAGCATGGCCTTGGCGTTGGCCATGTCGGTGTACTGCATGGTACCGGAGGTGAGATACCCGAGAGAGGAGATGTAGGCCACGGCCACCGGCCCCACGCACTGGAAGAAGGCCGGCTCGTTGGAGTAGTTTTCCGTGCCCAGGGCCTTAAAGACCTCCCGCAAGGCCTCCGCCGAGGCACCGTGATCGAAGTAGGCGATGGCGTGAGGACCGTATTTCTCCTTAACCTTCTTGAGGTTGTACGCCACCTCGTCCAGGGCCTCGTCCCAGGAGATCTTCACGAACTTGCCCTCACCCCGCTCTCCCACTCTCTTGAGGGGATGGAGCACCCGGTCGGGATCGTAAAGGAGCTTCACCCCGGAATTGCCCCGGGCGCAGACCCGGGCCTTGTCCCCCCGACCGTTGGTGGGACTTTTGGGATTGCCCTCGATCTTGACCACCTTGCCGTGCTTCACCTTGGCCACGATGGGGCAGCGCCAGAAACACATCTCGCAGACCGAGGGAACCTCCTTGGCCCCCAGGCTTCCGGGAAGCTCCTCTCCGCCGGCCTCCGCGGCGTACGCCTTACGGAAAAGTCCCTCGGAACGGAGCCGAAGCCCGGCCAGAGCCAGCGAGGCCCCCGCCGAAAGTTTAAGAAAGTCCCTTCTTTTCATGAGCAACCTCCTCCCGCAATCTATTTGTGAGAAACAAAACCAGATCTCCCAGGGCCCTGTAAAAGGGCCGGGGTTGCGCCTGTCTCAGGGCCCCGAGAAATCGGGGATACCACTTCAAAAAGTGCTCGGTCAGGAACCTGGCCAGAAGGTCTCTCCTTCCCTCTTCAAGGAGAAGGGCCATAAAGGCCAGCTCGTAGGCCACATGATCGGCTAGATCCCCCTCCTCCACCGGCTGATAGCCGGCCTCCCGATAAAAGGCCAGGGCCTGATCGTAACCCTCCCCCTTGAGGCGCCGATCCCCGGAGAGATATACCGAGGCATAGGGAGGAGCCGGAGTGCGATAAGGTGAAGTAATAAAAAGGCGTGTGTATTCCACCCGGAGATCCTCCAGGTTCTCCCCCCCAAAATCTCCGTTCAGATAGAGCCCCAGCCTACGCCCCAAGGACACCAGATAAGGAATCAATTCGAGGAAAGAGGAATCCTCCGGATACAGAAAGGCCTCCGCCACCACACGCAAATCTTCGGACTTAAACATCAATCCTCCTACTACTCCGATATTAGAAATTTTTCAAGTCCAATTATAGCCATTTTCAGATACTTTTGAGGATGTTATGTCAATTTTATGTTTATATTTCAATAGCTTAGGTTTTAAAATTGTTAAAATGCATATGGCTAAAAATTGGAAGTAATTCTTTCCTATTTTTATCAGGAACACGATCAATCGAATTTCATTAATTTGATCCGAATATGTAAATATAAGAAAATTTTAACGATGAATTTGCAATTCGTCCTTAGGATGAAGCCTTTCAAAAAAATTAACATATTTTCTAAAAAATGAAAAATTACTTCCTCATTAAAACATCTTGTAAAAATATCCATTTTCTGGTTTGTATAGGCCCATGGCTTATATTCTTGAGGTACGGCGGCTCAGCAAGAGATTCGGAGCCCTCAGGGCGGTGGAGGATCTTTCCTTTACCGTGAGGAAGGGAACCATATCCGCCCTCATCGGCCCCAACGGCTCGGGAAAATCCACCACCTTTAACCTCATCACCGGACACCTCAAACCGGACGCCGGAGAGATTCTCTTCGAGGGACACCACCTGGAGGGGCTTCCCGCGGAAGCCGTGGCCCGCCTGGGAATAGCCCGCACCTTTCAAACCCCGCAGGTCTTCTCTCACCTTACCGTGCTCGAAAATGTGTTACTTGCCGTTTATCAGCACCTTCGGCCCGGAAGGCTTTCCGCCCTCCTGCGCACCCCGAGTTTTTTTCGTAAGGAAAAGGGGGCCCGGGAGGAAGCCCTTTACTGGCTGGAAAGATTCTTTCTGGCCGACGAGGCCGCGCGCAGGGCCTCGGAACTTCCCCTGGGCAAACTCCGCTACCTGGAACTGGCCCGGGCCCTGGCCCTGCGGCCCAAACTCCTCCTCCTCGACGAGGCCGCCTCCGGACTCGACCCCCGGGAAAAAGAGGACCTGGCCCGAATCCTTTCGCAACTTCCCCGAGAGGGACTCACCCTCTTCTGGGTGGAGCACGACCTGAACCTCCTTATGGAGCTGGCCGAAGAGGTGATCGTGCTCGATCAGGGGCGTAAGATCGCCCAGGGACCTCCGGCGGAGATCCAGAAGGATCCCAGGGTAATTCAGGTATACCTGGGAGAGGAATGATGCTTGAGGTGCGCAATCTTCACCTTTCCTACGGGAAACTGAATGTACTGCGCGGGATCTCCCTGCATGTGGAGGAGGGAGAGATCGTGTGTCTTCTGGGGAGCAACGGGGCCGGAAAGAGCAGTCTTCTTCTCACTCTCATTGGAATCAATCGTCCCCGAAAGGGACGGATCTTCTTCGAGGGCCGGGACATCACCGGCTGGCCCCCTCAAAAGCTGGTGGGCATGGGCCTGAGCCTGGTGCCGGAGGGAAGACAGATCTTTTATCCCCTCACGGTGGAGGAAAACCTGATTCTGGGGGCCTATCATCGCTTCGTAAGAGAGGGAAAGCGGGCGGTCATGGCGGATCTGGAGCGGGTTTACGAGCTCTTTCCCAGGTTGCGGGAGCGACGCAAACAGAAAGCCGGCACTCTTTCCGGAGGAGAGCAACAAATGCTGGCCCTGGGGCGGGCCTTCATGGCCCGTCCCAGACTCCTTCTTCTCGATGAACCCTCTCTGGGACTTGCGCCGAAGGTGGTGGACCTCATCATGCACACCATAGTGGAACTCAACAGGGAAGGCCTCACCGTTCTACTGGTGGAACAAAACGCCCGCAAGGCCCTGTCCATAGCTCACCGGGCCTATGTGCTGGAGACCGGACGCATCACCCTCCAGGGACCGGCCCGGGAACTCCTTCACGACGAGGAGGTAAAAAGGGCCTATCTGGGCAAGGACTACCGGGAATTCACCGAGGGGAGGGGAAGCCCATGAGCATCGAAAATCCGGAATACCTGAGCCCGGAGGAATGGCGCCAGTGGCACACCGAGCTCCTCCAGAGCACCCTGAACCGGATCTATCAGAGGGTTCCCTTCTACCGGGAGCGCCTGGAGGAAAGCGGACTTCTGCCCGAGGACCTGCGTGCTCCGGAGGACCTGATCCGCTTTCCCGTCACCACCCGGGAGGATCTATCCGCCCACTACCCCTACGAACTCTTCGCGGTACCCCTGCGCGACATCGTACGCCTTCGGGCCTTCCCCTGGTGGCCCAACCCCATAGTAAAGGGGTACACCCTGCAGGATGTGGAAAACCTGCGGCAGCTCTGCGTAAGATTCCTCAAAGCCTGCGGGCTGCGCCCGGAGGACATCGTTTTCATCTCCTTTGAGCCAGGCATGGCCGCCTGGACGGAGGACCTTCGCGAGGCTGCCGAGGCCGTGGGAGCCGCGGTCATCCCCCCGGCTCCCCGAACCCCTGAGGTGAGCCTCCGCATTCTCCGGGACTTCCGGGCCTCGGTGGTGATCACCACCCCCTCGCTCGCCCTGCGTTATCTCAGGGTTTGCGAAAGGCGGGGCTTGAGGCCCCCGGAAAGTCTCAGGCTCCTCATTCTGGTGGGGGAAGAACTTAAAGGACGGGATCGGGCCCTCCTGGAAGAGTTCTTCGGGGCCGAATCCCGGCTGGGTTACGGTATCTCCGAGGTCCTGGGGCCCGGCCTGGCCTACGAATGTGAGGCCCGAAGGGGACTGCACCTGGCCTCGGATCATGTGTTTGCCGAGGTCATTCACCCCGAAAAGGGGACGCCCGCCGAGGAGGGGGAACTGGTGCTCACCACCCTTCGGGTAAGGGCCAATCCGCTCCTGCGTTTCCTCACCGGAGACCGGGTCCGGATAACCCACGAACCGTGTCCCTGCGGAAGAACCACGCCGCGGTTTCTCTCCATCGAGGCCGGAAGCGGCCGGGTGCTTTCCTTCAGGGGCATAAAGGTGCCCCGGAAGGTGCTCGAGGGACTGCTGGAGGAGGTGTACGGCCGAAAACCACGCTACCGGCTAAGGATCGTGGGGGAGGAACCGGAAAGCGAACTTCTCGTGGAACTGGTGATGGAGGAATCCCTCTTTCGGCCGAGCATCGTGGAACTCCACGAGGAGGCCCATCGCCTGGAGCGGGCCTTTTTCGAGTTCCTCGGACTGCCCTGCAGGGTCAGGTGGGTGGAGGGTTAACGATAATCCTTTAAGGGGTCCAGGATCCGGGTCCTCACCCAGCGGGGATCCAGCCATTCTATAGGGGTCACGAACACCCCCTGCACCAGGACGGAGAAGTGGAGGTGATCGCCTCCGGCCAGTCCGGTGGTGTCGGTGTGGCCGATGGTCTGGCCCGCGGAGACCTCCTCCCCCACCTGCACCTCAATCCCGGCCAGGTGGGCGTAAAGGGTATAAAGCCCCAGCCCGTGATCCAGGATCACGGTGTTTCCGTAAATGCCCAGGTAGTCCGCAAACACCACCCGGCCGGGCGCGGCGGCGGGTACCGGGCTTCGGGCCACCGAGGCCAGATCCAGCCCCAGGTGCCAGGCCCGGGAGACCTTCCGCCCCCGGTAATAATAGGTGCGAAACTCCCCGAAGTCGGCTCTCTTGGCCGCGTGAGGCAGGGCTCGAAGGGCTCCCGAAATCCGAAAGGGGGCCTCCGAGGGACGGGAGGTGATCTCCGCAATGGTTTTATTGTTCCGACGGCGCAGGGTTTCGTTAACCCAGATAAAGGTCCCGAGCAGGTCGTTTTTCTGGGCCTCGGGATAGCGGGAGATAAACTCCGGCATCTTAAAGTTGAGGAACCGATCACTGAGACGCATGCGCACCCTGGGGAAACGGCGCCTCTTCAGGTAATAACTCACCGGGAGCTCCAGTCGATTGCCGGCCCCGTCCTCGGCCAGCACCACGAACTTCCGCACCACCTTTTCCGTCACCGGGAGGGCCACCAGAGCGGCGTACGCCCCCTGCTTCAGGGGATAGCCCCGGAAAAAACGGTCGTTGAGGAGGACCCCCGTGCGAGCGGGCTTCTCCCCCACCCGATAGAGCACCAGGGCCGAGCCCCCCGGAGCCAGGTAAACCGTGCGGGAAAGGACGGTCACCCGAGGAGGAGTGAGATCCAGGGTAAAGGGAACCCGTTTCACGGAAAGGTTTCCCCGAAGACGGTTACGCCAGGAGGCATCCGCTGCGGAAACCACGAGCACCGCCGGCCCCTCGGAAAGGCCCTTTTCCACCGGAGAGACGGAAAAGGAGATCTCCCGGCTGTGAACCCGCGACCCCCGGAGAAAGGAAACCGGCCAGCCGAGTTCCTTTAGGAGGATCTTCTTCCTTCCCTGAACCAGATAAACCGAAAGCTCGCGCAATCCGGAATGTCGGTCCTCGGCCCGCACGGTAAAAGTGAGCTTCCGTCCGGCCAATTTCGGAAGCCCCTTCACCTCTATCACCGGAGGGTGGCTCTCCAGCTTTACGAAGAAGACGAAGACCGCAGCCCCGCACAGGGCCAGAAGCAGCAAAAGAAGCATCCCCTTCAGTACGGACTTCATGGCCTCACTCCTACCCTTTTCAGGATTTTTCTACTATAACAGAAGGGATGAAACCCAGAAAGCACGGGCTTGCGGTCCTCGTGATGCTGATCTTCGTCTGGGGGAGCGCCTTTTCCCTTCCGGAAATCCACCGTCCGGAACTTTCCCCCTACGCCCGTTATCGTCTCTCCCGAATTCCCCTTATCCGGCGATTCGTCAAGCCTCCCACCCCTCCGGAAAAGGCCTATCAGGAAACGCGCAGGCTGGTGGAGAAACTTAGGGAGGAGGGGGCCGATATTTATGCGCCGGATCTGTTTTCCCGGGTGGAAAAAAAGTGGGAAAGGGCCCGAACCTATTACCGAACCGGGCACTACGACTGGGCCGAGACCTACTTCAGGGAGATCGCGGAGCTCGGGAGGAAGGCCCTGGAGGAAACGCGTCGGCGCCGGGAGGCCAGGAAGAGAGCCGCCGAGGAGGTACTGAAGAAACTCCGTCGCAGTTTCGAGGCCCGGCGCGAAAGGCTTTCTCCGGAAAAGAGGCTCCGGATCGCGCTGGCCCTCTGGCGCCTGGAACTCCTCATCCAGCTCGAACAGTTCGAGGACTTTCGTCGGGAGGCCCGGCGCATAAGCCAAACCTACGGTCTTTAACCCTTCAGACGGCCTCCCTTGCGCAAAATCCGCTTATCTCCCACCCGGATGGTGACCTTCTCCCGATCAAGGTATTCCAGGAGGGGAATGAGATACTTGCGGGAGGCCCCGCCGGTTAGCCTGCGGAAGTCCCCCACCCCCATCTCCCCGTGCTTCCTGAGATAATCCACCGCCAGCTTCCGGGCCCTCTCGAGAGCCTCCCGATGGAAATAGAGCTTCTCGGAAAGCCGCACCAGGACCCCATCCTGCACCAGCACCTCGAAGAGATCCAGGGCCAGACGGGGACGATCACGGAAACGGGAAAGGGCCTCCTCCGGGTCCGGCGGGGTGAAACCGGCCTTCCTGAAGATCTCTTCGATCTCTCTTTTCAGGGCCTCGGCCTCCTCCGGAAGCACCGGACGATGGGTGGAAAGACGCAGAAATTCCCTCTCGGCGGAGATGCGTCCCGCGGCAAGGAGTTCCGAGAGCGCAGCCTCAAAGATCCTGGAGGAGGCTCGATCCGAAACCCGGGCCCGGAGTTCCTCCTTGGTCAGGCCGGGTTTCAGGGGAAAACGCTCGTGAAATCCGGCCAGGGCCCGGAGTATTTC
The window above is part of the Thermosulfurimonas sp. F29 genome. Proteins encoded here:
- a CDS encoding molybdopterin-dependent oxidoreductase — protein: MKRRDFLKLSAGASLALAGLRLRSEGLFRKAYAAEAGGEELPGSLGAKEVPSVCEMCFWRCPIVAKVKHGKVVKIEGNPKSPTNGRGDKARVCARGNSGVKLLYDPDRVLHPLKRVGERGEGKFVKISWDEALDEVAYNLKKVKEKYGPHAIAYFDHGASAEALREVFKALGTENYSNEPAFFQCVGPVAVAYISSLGYLTSGTMQYTDMANAKAMLLVGSHIGENVHVSHVMSFVDGLSKGAKLVVVDPRFSVAAGKADLWLPIRPGTDTALLLAWINYVIEHDLYDKEFVSKYCEGFEILKKKVKGWTLEKAARICDLPKDKIEEAIKILAAARPHVLIHPGRHSAWYGKGDVYRHQALAILAALFGSVGTPGGLYFPTHVPLAPVSCVREIKPRSSDTPLKEKYPFSGPIPGSPTHEIIKATLTGKPYPIKAWGICGVNILQTIPNPYQTMEAIKKLDFIFSFEILPTETALWSDIVLPDTVYLERYDDVYVYDGLPECYVTVRQPAVEPLGEARTPLWVAKQLAHRLGFEIFFTENETDIINDKLRALNVTLKDLQEQGGIITLPAKGAYDRENFRNVFGEKGFKVNLAVEDFEDEDFSPVPVFEPTPAPPKGFARLIYGRVPVHTFSRTMNNEWLHHEWPENHAWINDEVAAKLGIKDGDEIVFENQDGKRSLPVKAKVTPGIRPDCIFLPHGFGSLSQKLRRAYRKGASDQFLITHYVQDPFMGASSHRTSFVRIVKDGKVLDIPELRPLPPEIPRFKLAAAGMMGGQCEKMMKKKKHHKRMTIEGC
- a CDS encoding molecular chaperone, whose product is MFKSEDLRVVAEAFLYPEDSSFLELIPYLVSLGRRLGLYLNGDFGGENLEDLRVEYTRLFITSPYRTPAPPYASVYLSGDRRLKGEGYDQALAFYREAGYQPVEEGDLADHVAYELAFMALLLEEGRRDLLARFLTEHFLKWYPRFLGALRQAQPRPFYRALGDLVLFLTNRLREEVAHEKKGLS
- a CDS encoding ABC transporter ATP-binding protein — its product is MAYILEVRRLSKRFGALRAVEDLSFTVRKGTISALIGPNGSGKSTTFNLITGHLKPDAGEILFEGHHLEGLPAEAVARLGIARTFQTPQVFSHLTVLENVLLAVYQHLRPGRLSALLRTPSFFRKEKGAREEALYWLERFFLADEAARRASELPLGKLRYLELARALALRPKLLLLDEAASGLDPREKEDLARILSQLPREGLTLFWVEHDLNLLMELAEEVIVLDQGRKIAQGPPAEIQKDPRVIQVYLGEE
- a CDS encoding ABC transporter ATP-binding protein, giving the protein MLEVRNLHLSYGKLNVLRGISLHVEEGEIVCLLGSNGAGKSSLLLTLIGINRPRKGRIFFEGRDITGWPPQKLVGMGLSLVPEGRQIFYPLTVEENLILGAYHRFVREGKRAVMADLERVYELFPRLRERRKQKAGTLSGGEQQMLALGRAFMARPRLLLLDEPSLGLAPKVVDLIMHTIVELNREGLTVLLVEQNARKALSIAHRAYVLETGRITLQGPARELLHDEEVKRAYLGKDYREFTEGRGSP
- a CDS encoding phenylacetate--CoA ligase family protein, whose product is MSIENPEYLSPEEWRQWHTELLQSTLNRIYQRVPFYRERLEESGLLPEDLRAPEDLIRFPVTTREDLSAHYPYELFAVPLRDIVRLRAFPWWPNPIVKGYTLQDVENLRQLCVRFLKACGLRPEDIVFISFEPGMAAWTEDLREAAEAVGAAVIPPAPRTPEVSLRILRDFRASVVITTPSLALRYLRVCERRGLRPPESLRLLILVGEELKGRDRALLEEFFGAESRLGYGISEVLGPGLAYECEARRGLHLASDHVFAEVIHPEKGTPAEEGELVLTTLRVRANPLLRFLTGDRVRITHEPCPCGRTTPRFLSIEAGSGRVLSFRGIKVPRKVLEGLLEEVYGRKPRYRLRIVGEEPESELLVELVMEESLFRPSIVELHEEAHRLERAFFEFLGLPCRVRWVEG